Within the Vagococcus carniphilus genome, the region CAGACATGTTAAATAAAGAACAGTTTGTTAAATTACACTATACAGCGCCGGGAACTGACTTAACAGTTGGATTACCTAAAAACCATGTATGGGATAGCGCTCGTAGTATTAATGCTTCTGGTGAAGAATTTATGGCAAATATGCCAACAGAAGAAGTCTTTACAGCTCCAGATTGCCGTGTTGCTGATGGTTTTGTAACAAGTACTAAACCATTAAGCTACGGTGGAACAACTTTAGTTGATATGGTATTCCATTTTGAAAATGGTCAAATCGTTAAAGCCGAAGCTGGCGAAGGTGAAGACGTGTTAAATCATTTAATCGATATGGACCCAGGTTCAAGACGATTAGGTGAAGTAGCATTAGTTCCAGATCCATCACCAATCTCTCAATCAGGTATTACATTCTATAATACTTTGTTTGATGAAAATGCTTCTAACCATTTAGCAATTGGAAATGGTTATGCATTTAATATTGAAGATGGAACAAACAAATCAGAAGAAGAATTGGAAGCAATTGGCTTAAACCGTAGCCAAAACCATGTGGACTTCATGATTGGTTCTGACAAAATGGATGTTGATGGTATCAGAGAAGATGGAACAATTGTTCCTATCTTCAGAAATGGTAACTGGGCATAAAAATAAGTTAAAAGTAAAGAGAGTAAGGACGTTAAAAATGTTCCTACTCTCTTTTTTGTGTTATTAAAAAAGTAAAAACTTTGTTTTGATTCTCTCAGGGAATTAAGGCAAAGTTTTTTCATTTTATCCAATCTGCACAAACAAATATTTAAAATTGTGAAAAACTGAGAATGTAACCGTTTTAAAATTTAAGTATGATGAAACCGTAGTTGATAGACAGGCTTTAAAGAGGAGGAGATGACGATAAAGCAAAAAGATGATTTTTCACTAAAACAAGAAGTGAAATTATCTGAAAAAGAAATAATTAGCTTTAAAAAAAGAGGCTATAACGATGATTTATTGCCAAAAACTAAAGAAAAGCGTCATATGTCAACAATGAATTATTTCACTCTTTGGATGGGATCGGTTCATAATATTCCAAACTATACAGCTGTAGGTGGCTTTTTATATTTAGGGCTTTCCCCCCTAGGCGTTATGTCGGCTTTAGTCATTAGTAGTATGGCAGTTGCTGCTTTACTTGTTTTAAATGGTAAAGCAGGATCAACCTATGGAATTCCATTTTCTATGCATTTAAGGGCAACGTATGGAGATGTAGGAGCAAAACTACCAGGTTTTCTTAGAGGAGTGGTAGTTGCTATTGCTTGGTTTGGTTTACAAAATTATACAGCTTCCCTTGCTTTGCTGATTTTAATTGGAAAAATTTGGCCTGATTTTCTTCTTTTAGGAAGTGGGTTTTCCTTTTTCGGACTTTCTTTTCCAGGTTTGATTTCTTTTACTGTATTTTGGTTCATTAATTTACTAATTGGACTTGGTGGCGGTAAGGCGCTTAATAAATTTACAGCTATTTTAAACCCATTAATCTATGTTGTTTTTATCGGTATGGCAATTTGGGCGATTCGGGTTAGTGGTGGCATTATGTCTATTTTGAATTTTACACCTGAGATAACTCAGTCAACATCTTCTTCAAAAATATTAACTTACTTAATCATTATCAATGCAGTGCTTGCTGTTTGGGCAGGACCTGGAGCAAGTGTCTCAGATTTTACTCAAAATGCGGTATCCACTAAATCTCAACGAATTGGTCAAAGTGCGAGTCTAGTTGTTGGCTATACGATATTTGCTTTTTCTAGTATTTCGATCCTGATTGGTGGTTCGATCTATTACGGTGTTGATGAATGGAATGTTTTAAATATTGTTAATAAATGGGATCACTTTCCGGCCATGCTTCTTTCAATCATTGTTTTATTGATGACGACAATTTCAACGAATGCTACAGGGAATATCGTGCCGGCAGCTTATCAGCTTTCAGCTCTATTTCCAAAACAGATTAATTATAAAAAAGGTGTTGTTATTGCCAGTGTAATAAGTTTTCTGATGATGCCTTGGAAATTAATGGACAACTCAGAAAGTATTTTTAATTTTTTGAATATGATAGGAGCAACATTAGGACCTGTCGCAGGCGTTATGCTTGCTCACTATTTCTTTATTTTAAAAGAAAAAATAAATTTAGATGAGCTTTATATGGATCAAACAAAAAATAATCAAGGAAATAGTTATAAAGGAATTAATAAAGAGGCTTACATTGCGACAATAACAGCTCTTCTTATTTCATTATTAGGACAAGTTAACGATAGCTTTAGTTTGATTTCGAAACTATCTTTTCTCATAGGTTTTGTCATGTCGTTTAGTATTTACCTTGTTTTAAAAAAGAAAACTGGTCACAAGAAAGGGAAGATTTAAATGAATTTTGATTTAATCATAAAAAATGGACTTGTTATCTTAGATGACGAAGCTAAAAGATTAGACATTGGTGTTTCATCAGGAAAAGTTTCTGCAATTGGACTCAATCTAGGAAAGGGAGCAGAAACAATTGATGCAACAGATTTTATTGTAAGTCCGGGAATGGTAGATGCCCATGTTCATATTACTGATCCTGGAGGAGGCGTTCGAGACTTTTGGGAAGGTTATGAAACAGGAACGAATGCTTGTGCTAAAGGTGGTGTTACAACTTTCATGGAAATGCCGTTAAATCAAGTTCCAGCTACAATTGATAAGGAATCTCTATTGATTAAATATGCGGCAGGAGAAGGAAAACTCTTATCAGATGTCGGCTCTTTTGGTGGTGTGGTTCCTTTTAATTTAAAGGGCGGCATACAAGAATTAGATGAAGGAGGTGTCTCTGCTTATAAATGTTTTATGGCAACTTGTGGGGACCGTTCAATTGATGGTGATTTCATGAATGTGGATGATTATTCTCTTTATGAAGGAATGAAGCAAGTGGCTAAAACAGGAAAAGTGTTAGCTATTCACGCAGAAAACGCAGCAATCACAGACCGTTTAGGCGAAA harbors:
- a CDS encoding aminopeptidase, translated to MDKFNHYLDKYAELIVRTGVNVSDNHSVILEISVTQAPLARLITKKAYEMGAKEVIVRWNDDEILKETVAHKDAVALETVTSYQLEEVQDWVDKKASRISVVSANPDALSGVPSERVGLYQKFDRKLLFNLRQAGQSNKISWTVVAASGAEWAKKVFPELATEEEQVDALWDAIFKATKVYADDPVEAWQKHEATLREKADMLNKEQFVKLHYTAPGTDLTVGLPKNHVWDSARSINASGEEFMANMPTEEVFTAPDCRVADGFVTSTKPLSYGGTTLVDMVFHFENGQIVKAEAGEGEDVLNHLIDMDPGSRRLGEVALVPDPSPISQSGITFYNTLFDENASNHLAIGNGYAFNIEDGTNKSEEELEAIGLNRSQNHVDFMIGSDKMDVDGIREDGTIVPIFRNGNWA
- the allW gene encoding allantoin permease; translated protein: MTIKQKDDFSLKQEVKLSEKEIISFKKRGYNDDLLPKTKEKRHMSTMNYFTLWMGSVHNIPNYTAVGGFLYLGLSPLGVMSALVISSMAVAALLVLNGKAGSTYGIPFSMHLRATYGDVGAKLPGFLRGVVVAIAWFGLQNYTASLALLILIGKIWPDFLLLGSGFSFFGLSFPGLISFTVFWFINLLIGLGGGKALNKFTAILNPLIYVVFIGMAIWAIRVSGGIMSILNFTPEITQSTSSSKILTYLIIINAVLAVWAGPGASVSDFTQNAVSTKSQRIGQSASLVVGYTIFAFSSISILIGGSIYYGVDEWNVLNIVNKWDHFPAMLLSIIVLLMTTISTNATGNIVPAAYQLSALFPKQINYKKGVVIASVISFLMMPWKLMDNSESIFNFLNMIGATLGPVAGVMLAHYFFILKEKINLDELYMDQTKNNQGNSYKGINKEAYIATITALLISLLGQVNDSFSLISKLSFLIGFVMSFSIYLVLKKKTGHKKGKI